Proteins encoded within one genomic window of Oncorhynchus mykiss isolate Arlee chromosome 27, USDA_OmykA_1.1, whole genome shotgun sequence:
- the gpr55a gene encoding G-protein coupled receptor 55a: MPVCERDVCYIQWIVYVPTFVVGLPLNLATLWLLLFRIRRWTESTVYLSSLIINDSLLIFSLPFKIYAFGRTWGLSMGFCTFLESLVFVNIYGSIVLIVCISGDRYVSLRFPFNSKRLRSPRKAALVCLAVWVTVFAFTTPVYELHNKNTTSLHNNNETRCFEGFSRETWGKKWIIVAMETVFTISTVTMLFFSVRVMQILSDMRRRNPLDKKVRDNKSVKIVLSNLVAFMLCFIPYHVAAVVYFLAKNGTENPDVIDPLRDFVHISTCLGSVNCLTDGVCYYFILKENLLTASQERRRMSTRGNNMAKPGEINQHPMDNIMVKGPRETGSDNQVTGDR; encoded by the coding sequence ATGCCAGTGTGTGAAAGGGACGTGTGCTATATACAATGGATTGTCTACGTCCCCACGTTCGTGGTGGGTTTACCCCTCAACCTGGCCACCCTATGGCTCCTCCTCTTCAGGATCCGTCGATGGACTGAGTCCACAGTCTACCTCAGCAGTCTGATCATCAACGACAGCCTTCTCATCTTTTCTCTGCCCTTCAAGATATACGCCTTTGGCCGCACCTGGGGCCTGAGCATGGGTTTCTGCACCTTCCTGGAGAGCCTGGTGTTCGTCAACATCTATGGGAGCATCGTACTGATCGTGTGCATCTCGGGCGACCGATATGTTTCTCTGCGGTTTCCATTCAACAGCAAGCGTCTACGCTCGCCACGGAAGGCTGCCCTGGTATGCCTGGCTGTGTGGGTGACGGTATTCGCTTTCACCACACCCGTCTATGAGCTCCACAACAAAAACACCACTAGCCTGCACAACAACAACGAAACCAGGTGTTTCGAGGGATTCTCCAGGGAAACCTGGGGGAAGAAATGGATCATTGTCGCCATGGAGACGGTATTCACAATCAGCACTGTCACTATGTTGTTCTTCTCAGTGCGCGTGATGCAGATCCTGAGTGACATGCGGCGTCGGAACCCGCTGGACAAGAAGGTGAGGGACAACAAGTCCGTGAAGATCGTCCTGAGCAACCTGGTGGCCTTTATGCTGTGCTTCATCCCGTACCACGTGGCCGCAGTCGTCTACTTCCTGGCCAAGAACGGCACAGAGAACCCAGACGTCATCGACCCCCTCAGAGACTTCGTTCACATCAGCACCTGTCTGGGCAGTGTCAACTGTCTGACGGACGGGGTCTGCTACTACTTCATCCTGAAGGAGAACCTGCTGACTGCCagccaggagaggaggaggatgtccaCTAGAGGGAACAACATGGCAAAGCCCGGGGAAATCAACCAGCATCCGATGGACAACATCATGGTCAAGGGacccagagagacaggatcagACAACCAGGTCACTGGAGATCGATAG